A single window of Flavobacterium aestivum DNA harbors:
- a CDS encoding helix-turn-helix domain-containing protein, whose translation MSTLTKPNHIGRKISRIRELRDMKQEALAQALGTNQQAISAMENSETIDDEKLAEIAKALGVTVEAIKNFSEEGVINYFNSFNDTKNSQVNFGNHCTFNPLDKLMESVDENKKLYERLLQAEKDKVEYLEKLLKGNNLL comes from the coding sequence ATGAGCACACTAACAAAACCAAATCATATAGGGCGAAAAATTAGCCGTATTCGCGAACTTCGAGACATGAAGCAAGAAGCTTTAGCACAGGCTTTAGGAACTAATCAACAGGCAATATCTGCTATGGAGAATAGCGAAACCATAGATGATGAAAAACTTGCAGAGATTGCAAAAGCTCTGGGAGTAACTGTAGAAGCAATTAAAAATTTCTCTGAAGAAGGTGTAATAAATTATTTTAATAGTTTCAATGACACAAAAAATAGTCAGGTTAATTTTGGAAATCATTGTACTTTTAATCCATTAGACAAACTAATGGAGTCAGTTGACGAGAATAAAAAATTGTATGAAAGACTTCTTCAAGCCGAGAAAGACAAAGTCGAATATTTAGAGAAATTACTAAAAGGGAATAACCTTTTATAA
- a CDS encoding DUF2752 domain-containing protein, with protein sequence MFKNKLYILILFACFLGYSWLFFLEFAPIKNSGLDLTVCIFKRVTGLPCPSCGTTRAVSFLFNGEIVKSLFLNPFGILVAGIMIVSPVWIIRDLITKKKSFYDFYLKVEKLIQKIEIFIPLIILVILNWIWNIYKQL encoded by the coding sequence ATGTTTAAGAACAAGCTTTATATACTGATTTTATTTGCTTGTTTTTTAGGGTATAGTTGGTTATTCTTTTTGGAATTTGCACCCATAAAAAATTCAGGTTTGGATTTGACGGTGTGTATTTTTAAAAGAGTAACCGGTTTGCCATGTCCATCTTGTGGTACGACCAGAGCAGTTTCTTTTCTGTTTAATGGAGAAATTGTAAAGTCGTTGTTTCTAAATCCTTTTGGAATCCTGGTGGCTGGAATCATGATTGTTTCACCGGTATGGATCATTCGGGATCTTATTACCAAGAAAAAATCTTTTTATGATTTTTATCTTAAAGTCGAAAAGTTAATTCAAAAAATAGAAATTTTCATTCCGTTGATTATATTGGTAATTCTCAACTGGATATGGAATATATACAAACAGCTATGA
- a CDS encoding TM2 domain-containing protein gives MDSQKVDMFMMMNAKYFEAHHLGTIREKLLSLDESQWQRLQLTQFKDPTTALLISIFAGAYGIDRFYIGDTGMGVGKLLTCGGFMVWTIVDWFLIQGATREKNAAAFNNAFF, from the coding sequence ATGGATTCACAAAAAGTTGACATGTTCATGATGATGAACGCTAAGTATTTTGAAGCACATCATTTAGGTACCATTCGAGAAAAATTATTAAGTTTAGACGAAAGCCAATGGCAAAGATTACAGTTAACGCAATTTAAAGATCCAACTACGGCATTGTTAATTTCGATTTTTGCAGGAGCATATGGGATTGATCGTTTTTATATTGGTGATACCGGAATGGGTGTTGGAAAGTTACTTACCTGTGGTGGTTTTATGGTTTGGACAATAGTAGATTGGTTTTTGATTCAAGGAGCTACAAGAGAGAAAAACGCAGCTGCTTTTAATAATGCATTTTTTTAA
- a CDS encoding M48 family metallopeptidase: MKALFKGLSIVVTFFGIWFLLSQIDFITFFKIEKAKSATEKGVGDMIWDQIKTTEDIVVNDSITKSLDKLLKPLCKENGIERDSLKIHIIKKDEVNAFALPDGHLVVYSGLIEESKNEQALIGVLGHEIAHIENNHVMKKLSKEIGFSVLMQITTGNNNNNGVIREIMHTLSSSAYDRTLEKEADIASVEYMLKAKVDPAPLADFLYNMSFDNKLESALSWVNSHPESEERAKYILEYIKGKKISKKHLLTLTEWDAFKKAVKEYKD; the protein is encoded by the coding sequence ATGAAAGCACTATTTAAAGGATTATCAATAGTAGTCACTTTTTTTGGGATTTGGTTTTTGTTGTCTCAAATTGATTTTATCACATTTTTTAAAATCGAAAAAGCCAAAAGCGCTACCGAGAAAGGGGTTGGTGATATGATTTGGGACCAAATAAAAACTACCGAAGATATAGTGGTAAATGATTCGATTACGAAATCGTTAGACAAATTATTAAAACCATTGTGTAAAGAAAACGGAATTGAACGCGATAGCTTGAAGATACATATTATCAAGAAAGACGAAGTTAATGCTTTTGCACTGCCTGATGGACATTTGGTAGTGTATTCGGGATTAATCGAGGAGTCGAAGAACGAACAAGCTTTGATAGGGGTTTTAGGGCATGAAATCGCTCATATCGAGAACAATCACGTGATGAAAAAGTTGTCAAAAGAGATTGGGTTTTCCGTATTGATGCAGATAACCACAGGTAATAATAATAATAACGGTGTTATTCGTGAAATTATGCATACGCTATCCTCATCGGCGTATGACCGCACTCTTGAGAAAGAAGCAGATATCGCCAGTGTTGAATATATGCTGAAGGCTAAAGTGGACCCTGCGCCATTAGCCGATTTTCTGTATAATATGTCTTTTGATAATAAATTGGAAAGTGCATTGTCTTGGGTGAATTCTCATCCCGAATCAGAAGAAAGAGCCAAATACATTCTTGAATATATAAAAGGAAAAAAGATAAGTAAGAAGCATTTGTTAACACTAACAGAATGGGATGCTTTTAAGAAGGCGGTAAAAGAATACAAGGATTAA